The following is a genomic window from Bubalus bubalis isolate 160015118507 breed Murrah chromosome 6, NDDB_SH_1, whole genome shotgun sequence.
GAACTCTGGGTGTCAGGCACCCATGTTGGCTCCCTGGGGCTCCCAGCTGCTGTCTAAGGGGAGAAACTCAGGACAGGGAGCACTAGGAGTGTCTGAAGCAGGAGTACAGGTGCTCCCTGCTGCCTTGTTTGGTGGTGGCATCAGTGAacagaagggggaggaggaggaacagcCCCACTGCAGGACTGAGGGGAAGCACGGTCTTCCTAACCCCCCTAATTGGCTATGGTGACCCAGGTATCACCGAGGAAGGGGCCAGGATGAGTGTCATGATGCCCGCCCCTTCTCTGAGCTCCAGGGGAGATTGCTAAGCACACATTTACATTAGATTCATAGATGAAGTGGAGAGAGAGGCCTAAGGCTGTTAGTTTCATACCTCCCCTGGAGGACGTTGAACCTGGAATACACATTTTGTTTCAATATTCTGCTCATTACTCTGCCTGCTATATTATCCAGACTTTGAGATTAGAATCTTGCCCCATCATGCGCCATTATTTTTCCAGTGGCATTATCTATCTCTGCATCTCAGACTTGCATGTGTGGTCCAACATGTGCTTCCACAAAGGACTGAGTGAAATGGGTGAAAAAATGAATTGCATGAAAGAAGAATATATTCCTCAAACAAAACCCACTGCTTCCCCTAATACCCTCTTGTTATGTTCTCAGGACACTGTCTCTCTGTCCACCCTCCTTCACGTGGCTGTGTGTCTCTGCCCCAGTCTCCACAGGGCTTCCTGCACATCTTTGTTTCTCAGACTGTAGATGAGGGGGTTGAGCATCGGGATGACCAGGGTGTAGAAGACAGAGACCACCTTGCCCTGCTCCATGGATGCCACAGCTCCCGGCTGGGCATACATGACAAAGACAGTCCCATAAAAGAGGGACACGGCTGTCATgtgggagccacaggtggagaagaGCTTGTGTCTCCCTCCTCCTGAGCGCATCCTCAGGATGGTCACTGTGATGTAGCCATAGGAGATGAGGACCACGAGTGTGGTGCCCACGATGAAGAAGCCACAGAGGCCAAACATGACCAGCTCATTGATCGTGGTGTCAGCACAGGCCAGCTTGAGCAGAGGCGGcacatcacagaagaagtggtcgATGTGGTTGGAGCTGCAGAACGGGAGGCTGAATGTGAAGCTGGCCTGCAGGATAGAGTTGAGGCAGCCTCCACAGTAGAAGCCCAGCACCAGGCAGGCACAGACCGAGGGGCGCATGGTGATGGGGTAGAGCAGGGGACTGCAGATGGCCAtgaagcggtcataggccatcacagccAGGAGGAATGCCTCAGTGGTAGCCAGTAAGGAGAAGAACAGCTGTATGGCACAGCCCCCAAAGGTGATGACCTTGGAGGAGGACAGGAAGTTGACCAGGGCCTTGGGGGTGATGACAGATGAGTAAAACAGGTCCACAAAGGAGAGGTtcttgaggaagaagtacattggGGAGTGCAGACGGGTATCCAGGGTGATGACCATGATCATGGTGAGGTTCCCCAGGACGGCCACCATGTACAGGGCCAGGAACAGAGTAAACAGCAGGGCTTGGGTCTGCGGAACACCCTCAAAGCCCTCCAGCACAAACTCCTGCAGCGGCATCACTGAGAGGTTTCCATTTTGGAGGGTTGACATGACCCTGAGCTGGGAGACAtggggcagagagcagagagcTGGTGGGAGACAGGGAGAGGGAGCAGGTCAAGGCCACAGGGTCATACTCTCTTGAAGACTAGGAGCCCTTCAGTGCCTCACTACCCACTGACCAAGGGACCACCAGCTGCCCAGCTCTGCTTTCAAATGAGCTCAGACTGGCCTGAAATGGCAGACATTCCTCTGATTCACATCTTCATATACTTGCTTGGAGCGCTCCCTCCGTGAGAAACTGAGTGTTGCTGAGGATCTGGGGGGCGTCACAGGTGTCTATCTGAGGTGAGAGCCTTTGGTGTAAAACAGCAATGTAGCCATGTTTCACTCCTTTCAAGGAAATGCTGCTTCACCTCAAGGTTGCTCCTAAGCTGTTGCATTTACACATCTTGCTCAAGTATGTAATCTTGTGTTTTCTGCACCTTATTTTACTGATTCACTAATTTCAGAAGCATTATTAAGCACTTTCTGTTTCAGGACTGACCTAGTAATTGTTCCACCGCTACACTAAGCTGGCAGCAGAGCAGGGACCAGTCCTCACCAGGCTAATTCAagtgctttctgtctctcttccctGTGGATGCTCAGCCCCaactcagcatttttttttttagcctaaaCCAGTTCTCTGCATCATTGAGGACCTCAGGGTGCTTCTTGCTAATGTCCAGATGTTGGACAATTCATAGAAAGGGGACAGTCCAACTCTATGGTCTGAGAGGCAGTGGGACAGGGGCTGTGACACATTCAGGACCTGAGCATGTCCTCCCCTCCTTACTTCCATGCCCCTGGCTCTTTGGCACATCCTTGTGGCTGATTGCCCAGAGTCATGGGAGCCCTCCAACACTGTCTCATCTGCTCAGTGTCTGGGTCCCCCTGCTGGGTGCTGCTTCCTGTCCCTGTCACAGCCCAGACCTCCATTGTCTGTATTGAGCAGGGCTGACCACCACACTCATATGGGACATGGGGACCCACTGTGTGATGGCCAGAGGAATGGTCCAAGGGGATTGAGTCTAAGGAGGTAGGAGTGGGGAAGGAAGGTGGGCACAGAGCAACTGTGCCTCCCAGGGAGGGGAAGACGATCAGTGAGAAGGTGGAGGCTGATTTCAGAGAGATTCCATGTTTTCTGGGGATCAGAACTGTAGCATTATGGGTCTGGCTTTCTTTGCATGGAGTGAGCTCCATGCAGGTGGGGGTGTGCAGGCAGAGGCTGGATGGTCAGTGAAGGGAGAAGGGATGATCCTCACATTTCCTCTCATCCTGAAGTTCTCTTGGAAGGTGGTCTGTGAGAGCCATGGCATTCTAACAATACAGGGTGTGGTGAAAGAGTGGGTGGTCCAGCATTCCTCTCCTGGGCTACTTGACCCACCCTCACAGCAGAGGGGATGCTGGTAGACCCCCTCAAATTCAGGGTTGGACCTGGTGCTCAGGGTGGAGTTGAGGGTCTGCCCTGTAAACCTTAGCTGTGCACCTGGCCAGACCCTGTGCCCACGCACTCACACCTGAGGGACCATGCCCTTGCCCTCTGCTCTGCCCACCCACGTGTTCACCCACATAACCATGTCAAATGTGACCAGAAGGGCCAACTCCCACAAACCACCCAAGATTGGGTGACCCTGCTTCTGTGTCCCCTGGGGTTTCCGGCTTCATATTTGAGACTATTTCCCAGAACAATTTGTCCACCTCACGAGCCCTTGGGTCATCACAACAGTGACCCTAGGATGCCTGGGGGAGTACATCAGAAGCAGTTGGCATTTTCATCTGGGAAGCCAAGCTCCTGGTTtggtttttgaaaaaacaaacttGCATTCCTTTGGCTTTTGAGTTGACCCAAGTGGGGCTGTGGTGATAGGTTTAGTAAATCTGCCTTTGAGTTGAGCCTGAGAAGTACTTTCCCAGGCAAAGCAGAAGAA
Proteins encoded in this region:
- the LOC112585795 gene encoding olfactory receptor 12-like, which encodes MSTLQNGNLSVMPLQEFVLEGFEGVPQTQALLFTLFLALYMVAVLGNLTMIMVITLDTRLHSPMYFFLKNLSFVDLFYSSVITPKALVNFLSSSKVITFGGCAIQLFFSLLATTEAFLLAVMAYDRFMAICSPLLYPITMRPSVCACLVLGFYCGGCLNSILQASFTFSLPFCSSNHIDHFFCDVPPLLKLACADTTINELVMFGLCGFFIVGTTLVVLISYGYITVTILRMRSGGGRHKLFSTCGSHMTAVSLFYGTVFVMYAQPGAVASMEQGKVVSVFYTLVIPMLNPLIYSLRNKDVQEALWRLGQRHTAT